A single Anopheles funestus chromosome 2RL, idAnoFuneDA-416_04, whole genome shotgun sequence DNA region contains:
- the LOC125765215 gene encoding thymus-specific serine protease-like — protein sequence MKGSLPLLVAIATVVLCSELAHGMLREAWFETRVDHFNSRNQDKFAMRYYINDEHAYARGPIFVVVGAAGPIQTRWITEGLFYDTAYLEGAYLFANELRYFGHSLPVENAETENLDFLNADQALADLAEWITYLRQTYVNNPNAKVILMGTAYGGALATWFRQKYPHLVSGVWVSSGAIEADFAFASYNVALGESIRQYGSDTCYSTIWSGFRVAQNMAHLGLADLLSTEFHLCEPLDTDNELEVRAFLLGLRDDIEFEMLHLRNTNSIREMCEDMDQQRDSSLNALIDWFAREHQYEQCVHMNFDSYMERYVETDFNTASLQAGHRQRLYLQCTEEGFFPTTSESEDQPFGNMIGPDFFVQVCQRAFGEWLTEDVIFKQLRSTNTRFGGLEPAIERAHFTNGGVDPYRVGSPLEDLNPKTPATLIPHTFVAPDLESIDYEYDSEELIAAKERTRTLIDVWIFEDFEPIHA from the exons ATGAAAGGATCACTTCCTCTCCTGGTGGCCATTGCCACCGTTGTGTTGTGCAGTGAGTTGGCGCACGGTATGTTGCGCGAAGCATGGTTCGAAACTCGTGTCGATCACTTTAATTCGCGCAATCAGGATAAGTTTGCTATGCGTTACTATATCAACGATGAGCATGCGTACGCCCGTGGTCCAATCTTTGTCGTGGTCGGTGCCGCAGGTCCCATCCAGACGCGATGGATCACCGAAGGACTGTTTTACGATACAGCGTATCTCGAGGGTGCTTATCTGTTTGCGAACGAGCTGCGATACTTCGGACACAGTCTACCGGTCGA AAACGCTGAAACGGAGAATCTGGACTTTCTAAACGCCGATCAAGCGTTAGCTGATTTAGCCGAATGGATTACCTACCTAAGGCAAACGTATGTTAACAACCCGAACGCTAAAGTCATCCTGATGGGAACTGCGTACGGTGGTGCACTAGCTACGTGGTTCCGCCAGAAGTATCCCCATCTGGTAAGTGGAGTCTGGGTATCGAGTGGTGCGATCGAAGCTGACTTTGCGTTCGCCAGCTACAACGTCGCACTCGGTGAAAGCATCCGTCAGTATGGTAGCGACACATGTTACAGCACCATCTGGAGTGGGTTCCGTGTGGCCCAAAACATGGCACACCTCGGTTTGGCCGATCTGCTCTCGACCGAATTTCATCTGTGCGAACCGCTCGATACGGACAACGAGCTGGAGGTGCGTGCCTTCCTGCTTGGGCTGCGAGATGACATCGAGTTCGAGATGCTTCATCTACGCAACACCAACTCCATCCGCGAGATGTGCGAAGACATGGACCAGCAGCGAGACAGCAGCCTGAACGCACTGATCGATTGGTTTGCTCGCGAGCACCAGTACGAGCAGTGTGTGCACATGAACTTCGACAGCTACATGGAGCGTTACGTCGAGACGGACTTTAACACCGCGAGCTTACAGGCAGGCCATCGGCAGCGGCTCTATCTCCAGTGCACGGAGGAAGGTTTCTTCCCGACCACCTCCGAATCGGAAGATCAACCGTTCGGTAACATGATCGGACCGGACTTCTTCGTGCAGGTGTGTCAGCGTGCATTCGGCGAGTGGCTTACCGAGGACGTTATCTTTAAGCAGCTTCGTTCCACGAATACACGATTCGGTGGACTTGAGCCGGCAATCGAGCGGGCCCACTTCACCAACGGTGGTGTCGATCCGTACCGTGTCGGAAGCCCGTTGGAAGATCTCAACCCAAAAACACCGGCCACGCTCATTCCGCACACGTTCGTAGCGCCCGATCTGGAGTCGATTGACTATGAGTACGACTCGGAAGAGTTGATTGCCGCTAAGGAGCGCACGAGAACGCTGATCGATGTGTGGATATTCGAGGACTTTGAACCGATCCACGCATAA
- the LOC125766494 gene encoding thymus-specific serine protease-like, whose amino-acid sequence MDLLTTKNVMCTGYAGALATWARQRFPNIIDGAWGAEATEHAGDIGEIIRRFGGNECNNLIWVAFRTAQYLIDAGLDETVTSLLNTCERIEPGNLLDMETLFFHLKLAIQEAMLNVQTTEKIRDVCASMVNSTEETALQDLVTWLNEYYANLACNPFDFDANMEAGKVLQPGAPENAILGWRQTQYQACTEFGWFRTTDLDEQPFGDRVSMHFFLEACRALFGEWVSDAVIYEGVRLTNLHYGGQDPRSTNVLFTNGELDPNRLVSITSYINPLSYAYVVPNEFLYSEIYSITEEDSIELMTIKRSIQAYIGLWQGDGLVPV is encoded by the coding sequence ATGGATTTGTTAACAACCAAAAATGTGATGTGTACTGGATACGCAGGAGCCTTAGCAACTTGGGCCCGACAACGCTTCCCGAACATTATCGACGGTGCATGGGGTGCAGAGGCCACAGAGCATGCGGGAGACATTGGAGAAATAATTCGTCGTTTCGGCGGTAATGAGTGTAACAATCTGATTTGGGTCGCTTTCCGCACTGCCCAATACTTGATCGATGCTGGACTGGATGAAACGGTAACGAGCTTGCTCAACACCTGCGAGCGGATCGAGCCGGGTAACCTGCTGGATATGGAGACACTCTTCTTCCATCTGAAGCTGGCCATCCAGGAAGCGATGCTCAACGTACAGACCACCGAAAAGATTCGGGATGTTTGTGCCAGCATGGTAAACAGTACGGAGGAAACAGCGCTGCAAGATCTAGTCACCTGGCTGAACGAGTATTACGCCAATCTGGCCTGCAATCCGTTCGATTTCGACGCGAACATGGAAGCGGGTAAAGTATTGCAACCGGGTGCTCCGGAAAATGCCATCCTTGGGTGGCGTCAGACCCAGTACCAAGCGTGTACCGAGTTCGGATGGTTCCGGACGACGGATCTGGACGAGCAACCGTTCGGCGATCGAGTATCGATGCACTTCTTCCTGGAGGCGTGTCGAGCCCTGTTCGGTGAGTGGGTTTCGGACGCTGTCATCTACGAGGGTGTACGCTTGACGAACCTACACTACGGTGGACAGGATCCACGATCGACGAACGTACTGTTTACGAACGGTGAGCTCGATCCAAACCGTCTGGTGTCGATCACAAGCTACATCAATCCGCTAAGCTATGCGTACGTCGTGCCGAATGAGTTCCTGTACTCGGAAATCTACTCCATCACCGAGGAAGACTCGATCGAGTTGATGACGATTAAGCGTAGCATCCAGGCGTACATTGGCTTATGGCAGGGAGATGGATTGGTACCGGTGTAA
- the LOC125766493 gene encoding uncharacterized protein LOC125766493 isoform X2 has translation MRRYLQLLALITLWSVISAHVYNCEPGTEPTVCRIWNMHYDEDIAAKHPASIPSVNFTSTVHTVQLLFERYYYNQHNQLMRYDSTLHGTVLRNPVVVQIQKTRLRYLFVPTNLLEGDFTDNVISVIVTDKALTYDVRYLDLADNSIREVSNLTALKQLQTLNLESNRIDKIDPDTFKSMANLTNLYLGNNHIAKFDFSILPKNLKVLWLARNDQRTINLENVVLSQLRELDLETNSISSLDLVALFKAFPAIQAIPIAYNAFEKNEAKRITTELKRRNVSYYIGMERDGYVDCDYDGYRFEDLCLNESVNDWSLGKGAVLLSIAILVLGVFVLSIRWIWYQMRY, from the exons ATGCGAAG ATACCTCCAGCTGCTGGCACTGATAACCCTCTGGTCGGTGATTTCCGCTCACGTCTACAATTGTGAACCGGGTACCGAACCAACTGTGTGTCGCATCTGGAACATGCACTACGACGAGGACATAGCAGCCAAACATCCCGCCAGTATCCCGAGTGTTAATTTCACGTCCACCGTCCATACCGTACAGTTATTGTTCGAGCGGTACTACTATAATCAACACAACCAGTTGATGCGATATGACTCCACGTTACATGGCACTGTGCTACGCAATCCTGTCGTAGTGCAGATTCAAAAAACACGATTGCGATACCTCTTCGTACCAACCAATCTGCTAGAGGGTGATTTTACGGACAACGTCATCTCAGTGATCGTAACCGATAAGGCGCTAACGTACGATGTTCGCTATCTGGATCTGGCAGACAATAGTATTCGCGAG GTTTCAAATTTAACTGCCCTGAAGCAACTGCAGACACTCAATCTGGAAAGTAATCGGATTGACAAGATAGATCCGGATACGTTCAAAAGCATGGCCAATCTGACGAATCTGTACCTGGGTAATAATCACATTGCCAAATTTGATTTTAGCATTTTACCGAAGAATCTGAAAGTTCTGTGGTTAGCGCGTAACGATCAGCGTACGATCAATCTGGAAAATGTTGTTCTGTCCCAACTAAGGGAGCTCGATTTGGAAACCAATTCGATATCATCGCTAGATCTGGTGGCACTGTTTAAGGCCTTCCCCGCAATTCAGGCTATACCGATCGCATACAATGCGTTCGAGAAGAACGAAGCGAAACGTATCACAACAGAACTGAAGCGACGCAATGTGTCCTACTACATCGGAATGGAGCGCGATGGCTATGTGGATTGTGATTACGATGGGTATCGCTTTGAAGATCTGTGCCTCAACGAATCAGTTAATGATTGGTCACTTGGGAAGGGAGCTGTCCTTCTATCGATAGCCATACTAGtgttgggtgtgtttgtgcttagTATACGCTGGATTTGGTACCAAATGCGCTATTGA
- the LOC125766485 gene encoding putative serine protease K12H4.7 produces the protein MKLLVFLLLATCGVTLTAKLSNKLEGISAPSSLSKYRSVVPKSNPTTRNANITEEFFTTEVDHFNNQDGATWSNRYLMLMDHFVEGGPLLIFLTGDIPLDASLIDESTLINEMARDLGGAVFALETRFYGESQPVGDLSVESLRLLNTEQILADVADFVLHLRRTVIRNPFAHALVAGNGLGGALATWFRIRYPHLADAAWSSSGYLNAVYDFQEFSFGWAETAIVAGSQECYNRIFITFHVAQNLIDSGFGEVLYNKLNLCSPVDTDDRMEVAYFFSMLMTSIELYTLRNGNIEEFETVCNDITREGFSTSLEAFALWFNTRFVEDDGCIIVSFDQFVETLGETSVSAEISMAGERQFLYQQCTEYGWFFTTDSDLQPFGERVQMELYYEMCRRVFGEWITPELMFRSTERTNERFGGSTPNVMQVHFTNGAFDPWRYTSIVSDLNAYALSDVIPGELAGADLGAISEGNDSAELIAVKRRLKELVESYLFPFNPR, from the exons ATGAAGTTACTAGTGTTCCTTCTGCTGGCCACATGTGGTGTGACCCTGACAGCGAAACTTTCCAACAAATTGGAAGGCATTTCAGCGCCATCTTCCTTGAGCAAATATCGCAGCGTAGTGCCCAAATCGAATCCAACGACGAGAAACGCAAACATTACGGAGGAGTTTTTCACTACCGAAGTGGATCATTTCAATAACCAAGATGGTGCTACGTGGAGCAACCGATATTTGATGTTAATGGATCACTTTGTAGAAGGTGGTCCTTTGTTGATCTTTCTCACGGGGGATATTCCACTCGATGCGTCCTTAATCGACGAAAGTACGCTCATCAACGAAATGGCCCGTGATTTGGGTGGAGCTGTATTTGCACTTGAAACACGATTCTACGGCGAAAGTCAACCGGTTGG TGATCTTAGTGTGGAGAGTTTGCGTTTGCTAAACACCGAACAAATTCTAGCAGATGTGGCCGACTTTGTGCTTCATCTACGACGCACTGTAATTCGTAATCCATTCGCCCATGCACTTGTAGCCGGTAATGGGCTTGGAGGAGCATTAGCCACGTGGTTTCGCATACGGTATCCGCATCTGGCAGATGCTGCTTGGTCGTCAAGCGGTTATCTAAATGCGGTGTACGACTTCCAAGAATTCTCCTTCGGATGGGCCGAAACGGCAATCGTAGCAGGTAGCCAGGAGTGTTACAATCGTATCTTCATTACTTTCCATGTGGCACAGAATTTGATCGATTCCGGGTTCGGGGAGGTACTGTACAATAAGCTAAATCTTTGTAGCCCAGTCGATACGGACGATCGTATGGAGGTGGCATACTTCTTCAGCATGCTGATGACCTCCATCGAGCTGTACACGCTACGCAATGGAAA CATTGAGGAGTTTGAGACAGTGTGTAATGATATTACACGCGAAGGGTTCTCAACATCCCTGGAAGCATTTGCTCTCTGGTTTAACACACGCTTTGTGGAGGATGACGGTTGCATTATTGTAAGCTTCGATCAATTTGTGGAAACGCTTGGGGAAACATCCGTATCGGCGGAGATTAGTATGGCAGGGGAACGTCAATTTCTGTACCAGCAGTGTACCGAATACGGGTGGTTCTTTACGACCGATTCTGATCTGCAACCGTTCGGTGAGCGGGTCCAGATGGAACTATACTACGAGATGTGCCGGCGTGTGTTTGGTGAGTGGATTACACCCGAGCTTATGTTCCGCTCGACcgaaagaacgaacgaacgattcGGTGGTAGCACACCGAACGTCATGCAGGTTCACTTTACGAACGGTGCGTTCGATCCATGGCGTTATACGAGCATCGTGTCCGATCTGAATGCGTACGCACTTTCTGATGTGATCCCGGGCGAGCTGGCTGGAGCAGATCTGGGTGCCATTTCGGAAGGTAACGATTCGGCAGAGTTGATCGCGGTGAAACGCCGTCTGAAGGAATTGGTTGAAAGCTATCTGTTTCCATTCAATCCACGATAA
- the LOC125766493 gene encoding uncharacterized protein LOC125766493 isoform X1, which produces MRRYLQLLALITLWSVISAHVYNCEPGTEPTVCRIWNMHYDEDIAAKHPASIPSVNFTSTVHTVQLLFERYYYNQHNQLMRYDSTLHGTVLRNPVVVQIQKTRLRYLFVPTNLLEGDFTDNVISVIVTDKALTYDVRYLDLADNSIREVSNLTALKQLQTLNLESNRIRMIDPDTFKGMANLTHLYLGYNHIAKFDFSILPKKLKVLWIARNDQHTINLEDVVLPQLRELNLETNSISSLDLVALFKAFPAMETILIAYNDFGKNKAKRITTELKRRNVSYYIGMERDGYVDCDYGGYRFEDLCLNESVNDWSLGKGALLLSIAKLVMGVFVLSIRWIWYQMRY; this is translated from the exons ATGCGAAG ATACCTCCAGCTGCTGGCACTGATAACCCTCTGGTCGGTGATTTCCGCTCACGTCTACAATTGTGAACCGGGTACCGAACCAACTGTGTGTCGCATCTGGAACATGCACTACGACGAGGACATAGCAGCCAAACATCCCGCCAGTATCCCGAGTGTTAATTTCACGTCCACCGTCCATACCGTACAGTTATTGTTCGAGCGGTACTACTATAATCAACACAACCAGTTGATGCGATATGACTCCACGTTACATGGCACTGTGCTACGCAATCCTGTCGTAGTGCAGATTCAAAAAACACGATTGCGATACCTCTTCGTACCAACCAATCTGCTAGAGGGTGATTTTACGGACAACGTCATCTCAGTGATCGTAACCGATAAGGCGCTAACGTACGATGTTCGCTATCTGGATCTGGCAGACAATAGTATTCGCGAGGTGTCAAATTTAACCGCCCTGAAGCAACTGCAGACACTCAATCTGGAAAGTAATCGGATTCGTATGATCGATCCGGATACGTTCAAAGGAATGGCCAATCTGACGCATCTTTACCTGGGCTATAATCACATTGCCAAATTTGATTTTAGCATTTTACCCAAAAAACTGAAAGTTCTGTGGATAGCGCGCAACGATCAGCACACGATCAATCTGGAAGATGTTGTTCTGCCCCAACTAAGGGAGCTCAATCTGGAAACCAATTCGATATCATCGCTAGATCTGGTGGCACTGTTTAAGGCCTTCCCCGCAATGGAAACAATACTGATCGCATACAATGACTTTGGGAAGAACAAAGCGAAACGTATCACGACAGAACTGAAGCGACGCAATGTATCCTACTACATCGGAATGGAGCGCGATGGCTATGTGGATTGCGATTACGGTGGGTATCGTTTTGAAGATCTGTGCCTCAATGAATCAGTTAATGATTGGTCACTTGGGAAGGGAGCTCTCCTTCTATCGATAGCCAAACTAGtgatgggtgtgtttgtgcttagTATACGCTGGATTTGGTACCAAATGCGCTATTGA
- the LOC125766492 gene encoding uncharacterized protein LOC125766492, with protein sequence MSLGRVLVFLLLLAYSSGNYTSTLWEHRCDPGSEIFACTVPNFLYKPNQNHSKLIAPETVHKIRLAYPSDKVISRQDVIIAYDATLHDALHRPKAVQIANAAIKRFEVPLDLEYADFRDNSISSVIAPQVNGSDYALRYLDLRNNELDRIDNLRNLVNLETLLLSNNHISVLDGSTLNCFTKLISLHLTNNELVEIPVTDIPASLEWLILRNNMLFGPMKFIGAHLPALKVLDLYDNYCDELDVDVLLLAAPNLEAIRLERNFISAKEAKVIMECLALAGVAHDKFVKSDERDHYYRTQQKIKMHEDIISAMIAVVNVCVIGWGFFRVYKSRRSTETVRADCSNA encoded by the exons ATGTCTCTTGGGAGAGTTCTTGT TTTCCTTCTATTGCTGGCATATAGTTCGGGCAACTATACTAGCACATTGTGGGAGCACCGATGTGATCCTGGCTCGGAGATATTCGCGTGTACGGTACCAAACTTCCTGTACAAACCGAACCAAAATCATTCGAAGCTGATCGCTCCAGAAACGGTGCATAAGATACGGTTAGCTTATCCCAGCGATAAAGTAATATCACGTCAGGACGTTATCATAGCATACGATGCAACTCTTCACGATGCTCTGCATCGTCCGAAAGCGGTACAAATAGCTAATGCGGCGATCAAACGGTTTGAGGTTCCGCTTGATCTCGAATATGCGGACTTTCGTGATAACTCGATATCCTCAGTGATCGCGCCGCAAGTAAACGGATCAGACTACGCGCTACGGTATCTGGATTTGCGAAACAACGAGTTGGATCGGATCGACAATTTGAGAAATCTAGTAAACCTGGAAACATTACTACTTTCGAACAACCATATCAGCGTGTTAGATGGTTCGACACTAAACTGTTTTACCAAACTGATCAGTTTGCATTTGACCAATAATGAATTAGTCGAGATACCCGTTACCGATATTCCTGCTTCGCTTGAGTGGTTAATTTTGCGAAACAACATGTTGTTTGGACCAATGAAATTTATCGGCGCTCATCTGCCAGCACTGAAGGTGTTGGACTTGTATGACAATTACTGCGACGAACTGGATGTCGACGTGCTATTGTTGGCCGCTCCCAATCTAGAGGCAATCAGGCTTGAACGCAACTTCATATCGGCCAAGGAGGCAAAAGTCATCATGGAATGTCTCGCACTTGCTGGTGTGGCACACgataaatttgttaaaagCGACGAACGCGATCATTACTATCGCACGcaacagaaaattaaaatgcacGAGGATATCATTTCCGCTATGATTGCTGTCGTAAATGTATGCGTGATAGGTTGGGGATTTTTCCGAGTGTACAAATCTAGAAGAAGTACGGAAACTGTGCGCGCGGACTGTAGCAATGCTTGA
- the LOC125766491 gene encoding uncharacterized protein LOC125766491, translated as MTCVLRLVIVLVVYRAASCEASHGHRCLAGSELFVCILARFDYQPGQDIPMFDLPADVKAIRFVEPFYNIHENENLIEVYDGILHRQLNSPLAIELTGTYMRTIEIPSKMEYADFSDNNIAHVYVPTDQSYALRYLDLNSNRKLQLENISRLVNLETLHLSGCNIATLPPNMFENLNRLAHLTLAANEMHKVDLNWFPMSLTLLRLDQNWMTEFHFSGSARFPLLEDLNIEYNDLTGLDINALVDTVPKLRLFSIGRNPLKRTELDGILAELNRRNISYYNMEEARDQHCAENEQYFRGMCLPQSVFALSWVDWFEMIFFAIVLVALAIGIAFGARFLWKRFHSS; from the exons ATGACGTGTGTCTTGCG GTTGGTGATCGTACTGGTGGTATACCGTGCGGCATCGTGCGAAGCGTCCCATGGACACCGTTGTCTTGCTGGTTCGGAGCTGTTCGTTTGTATCCTTGCGAGGTTCGACTATCAGCCAGGACAAGATATACCAATGTTTGACCTACCGGCGGACGTAAAAGCGATACGTTTTGTAGAACCTTTCTACAACATTCATGAAAATGAGAACTTGATTGAAGTGTACGATGGTATACTCCATCGACAGCTAAACTCACCGCTAGCAATCGAGCTGACCGGTACTTACATGAGGACGATAGAGATCCCATCAAAAATGGAGTATGCAGATTTTTCAGACAACAACATCGCTCACGTGTATGTGCCCACGGATCAATCATATGCCTTACGGTATCTGGACCTTAACAGCAACCGCAAACTGCAACTCGAAAACATTAGCCGGCTCGTCAATCTGGAGACGTTACACCTGTCCGGTTGCAACATCGCAACACTTCCGCCTAACATGTTCGAAAACCTGAACCGCCTAGCACATCTAACGCTCGCCGCTAATGAAATGCACAAGGTCGATCTGAACTGGTTTCCGATGAGCCTTACCCTGCTCCGGCTGGATCAAAATTGGATGACAGAGTTTCATTTCTCTGGAAGTGCACGGTTCCCGCTGCTGGAGGATTTAAACATCGAATACAACGATCTAACCGGGCTGGACATCAATGCGCTTGTAGACACCGTGCCAAAACTGCGCCTTTTCTCGATCGGCCGAAATCCACTGAAGCGCACCGAGCTAGATGGTATACTGGCAGAGTTAAACCGTCGTAACATATCGTACTATAATATGGAGGAGGCGAGAGATCAGCATTGTGCCGAAAATGAACAGTACTTTCGAGGCATGTGCTTGCCGCAATCCGTTTTCGCACTCAGTTGGGTTGACTGGTTCGAAATGATATTCTTTGCCATTGTATTGGTAGCGTTGGCGATCGGAATTGCTTTCGGGGCTAGATTTTTATGGAAGAGATTCCATTCTAGTTAG
- the LOC125766490 gene encoding uncharacterized protein LOC125766490 yields the protein MSLERVLVFLLLLTYSSGNYTSTLWEHRCDPGSEIFACTVPNFLYKPNQNHSKLIAPEPVHKVRLAYPSDKVISRQDVIIAYDATLHDALHRPKAVQIANAAIKRFEVPLDLEYADFRDNYIQTVIAPQVNGSDYALRYLDLRNNEMDRIDNLNALVNLETLILSHNRFIIVDGSTLSRFTKLTGLHLGSNSLDEIPVTHLPATLEWLVLSHNMLFATMDFTGAHLPALKVLDLQHNFCNELNVSVLLVAAPKLEGIMLEGNFISGKEAKDIMQSLVDAGVSHDKFITSDEEMVAEENHYYRTQQKLKMHEDIISAMLAVVNVCVIGWGVFRVYKSRSSTETVRADCSSV from the exons ATGTCTCTTGAGAGAGTTCTTGT TTTCCTTCTATTGCTGACATATAGTTCGGGTAACTATACTAGCACATTGTGGGAGCACCGATGTGATCCTGGCTCGGAGATATTCGCCTGTACGGTACCAAACTTCCTGTACAAACCGAACCAAAATCATTCGAAGCTGATTGCGCCGGAACCGGTGCACAAGGTACGGTTGGCTTATCCCAGCGATAAAGTAATATCACGTCAAGACGTTATCATAGCATACGATGCAACTCTTCACGATGCTCTGCATCGTCCGAAAGCGGTACAAATAGCTAATGCGGCGATCAAACGGTTTGAAGTTCCACTCGATCTCGAATATGCGGACTTTCGTGATAACTACATACAAACGGTGATCGCACCGCAAGTAAACGGATCAGACTACGCGCTACGGTATCTGGATTTGCGAAACAACGAGATGGATCGGATCGACAACTTAAACGCGCTGGTGAACCTGGAAACGTTGATTCTGTCGCATAATCGTTTCATTATCGTCGATGGTTCGACGCTCAGTCGTTTCACCAAGCTGACCGGTTTGCATTTGGGCAGCAATTCGCTGGACGAGATACCCGTTACCCATCTGCCCGCCACACTCGAATGGTTAGTTTTGAGCCACAACATGTTGTTTGCAACAATGGATTTTACCGGCGCTCATCTGCCAGCACTGAAGGTGTTGGATTTACAGCACAATTTCTGCAACGAGCTGAATGTGAGCGTGTTACTGGTGGCCGCTCCCAAACTCGAGGGAATAATGCTTGAAGGTAATTTCATATCTGGCAAGGAGGCAAAAGACATCATGCAAAGTCTGGTGGATGCTGGAGTGTCACACGATAAATTCATCACGAGCGACGAAGAGATGGTTGCTGAAGAGAATCATTACTATCGCACGCAACAGAAACTTAAGATGCACGAGGATATCATTTCCGCTATGCTTGCGGTGGTAAATGTATGTGTGATAGGTTGGGGAGTTTTCCGAGTGTACAAATCCAGAAGTAGTACGGAAACAGTGCGTGCCGATTGCAGCAGCGTTTga
- the LOC125766483 gene encoding putative serine protease K12H4.7 — translation MLLSKVIPFAVVLFVTLVECTPAQDISATSRNTPILGALQRHLVQPTIPRDFVPRNPNIVGNRFRTKIDHFNPQSRDTFEFSYFSNDEFYRPGGPIFIFVGGNFALTTYYIEHGLLYDTAARDGAWLFTNEHRYYGTSTPVQDYSTENLRFLKSEQALMDLIEWIDHLRNNVVLDPNAKIILMGTGYAGALATWARQRFPNIIDGAWGAGATVLASFDFQEHAGDIGEIIRRFGGNECYNLIWVAFRTAQYLIDAGLDETVTSLLNTCERIEPGNLLDMETLFFHLKLAIQEAMLNVQTTEKIRDVCASMVNSTEETALQDLATWLNEYYANLACNPFDFDANMEAGKVLQPGAPENAILGWRQTQYQACTEFGWFRTTDLDEQPFGDRVSMHFFLEACRALFGEWVSDAVIYEGVRLTNLHYGGQDPRSTNVLFTNGELDPNRLVSITSYINPLSYAYVVPNEFLYSEIYSITEEDSTELTTIKRSIQAYIGLWQGDGLVPV, via the exons ATGTTACTCTCCAAAGTGATACCCTTTGCGGTGGTGCTGTTTGTGACGCTGGTAGAATGCACACCTGCACAAGACATTAGTGCTACGTCCAGAAATACACCGATTCTTGGTGCGCTACAGCGACATCTTGTACAGCCAACCATCCCGCGTGATTTTGTGCCGCGCAACCCAAACATTGTTGGGAATCGGTTCCGCACGAAGATTGATCACTTCAATCCACAAAGCAGAGATACGTTTGAGTTTAGCTACTTTTCGAACGATGAGTTCTACCGACCGGGTGGAccgatttttattttcgtcgGTGGAAACTTTGCACTGACGACGTACTACATCGAGCACGGATTGCTGTATGATACGGCTGCCCGTGATGGGGCATGGCTGTTTACGAACGAGCATCGATACTATGGAACCAGCACCCCAGTGCA gGACTATTCGACGGAGAACCTACGCTTTCTGAAGTCGGAACAAGCGCTGATGGATCTGATCGAGTGGATTGATCATTTGCGCAACAATGTGGTACTTGATCCGAACGCCAAAATCATCCTGATGGGTACTGGATACGCAGGAGCGCTAGCAACCTGGGCCCGACAACGCTTCCCGAACATTATCGACGGTGCATGGGGTGCAGGAGCCACAGTGCTGGCGAGTTTCGATTTCCAGGAACATGCGGGAGACATTGGAGAAATAATTCGTCGTTTCGGCGGTAATGAGTGTTACAATCTGATTTGGGTCGCTTTCCGCACTGCCCAATACTTGATCGATGCTGGACTGGATGAAACGGTAACGAGCTTGCTCAACACCTGCGAGCGGATCGAGCCGGGTAACCTGCTGGATATGGAGACACTCTTCTTCCATCTGAAGCTGGCCATCCAGGAAGCGATGCTCAACGTACAGACCACCGAAAAGATTCGGGATGTTTGTGCCAGCATGGTAAACAGTACGGAGGAAACAGCGCTGCAAGATCTAGCCACCTGGCTGAACGAGTATTACGCCAATCTGGCTTGCAATCCGTTCGATTTCGACGCGAACATGGAAGCGGGTAAAGTATTGCAACCGGGTGCTCCGGAAAATGCCATCCTTGGGTGGCGTCAGACCCAGTACCAGGCGTGTACCGAGTTCGGATGGTTCCGGACGACGGATCTGGACGAGCAACCGTTCGGTGATCGAGTATCGATGCACTTCTTCCTGGAGGCATGTCGAGCCCTGTTCGGTGAGTGGGTTTCGGACGCTGTCATCTACGAGGGTGTACGCTTGACGAACCTACACTACGGTGGACAGGATCCACGATCGACGAACGTACTGTTTACGAACGGTGAGCTCGATCCAAACCGTCTGGTGTCGATCACAAGCTACATCAATCCGCTAAGCTATGCGTACGTCGTGCCGAATGAGTTCCTGTACTCGGAAATCTACTCCATTACCGAGGAAGACTCCACCGAGCTGACGACGATTAAGCGTAGCATCCAGGCGTACATTGGCTTATGGCAGGGAGATGGTTTGGTACCAGTGTAA